Proteins encoded within one genomic window of Sphingomonas sp. KRR8:
- the rplT gene encoding 50S ribosomal protein L20, producing the protein MARVKRGVTTRAKHKRLLDQAKGYYGRRKNTIRIARQAVEKAGQYAYRDRKVKKRSFRALWIQRINAAVRAEGLTYGQFMHALKLTGVDLDRKVLADMAMHEGAAFSALIAQARTALPEQASA; encoded by the coding sequence ATGGCACGCGTCAAAAGGGGTGTAACCACCCGCGCCAAGCACAAGCGCCTGTTGGATCAGGCCAAGGGCTATTACGGCCGCCGCAAGAACACGATCCGCATCGCCCGCCAGGCGGTCGAGAAGGCCGGGCAGTACGCCTACCGCGACCGCAAGGTGAAGAAGCGGAGCTTCCGCGCCCTGTGGATCCAGCGCATCAATGCCGCGGTTCGCGCCGAGGGGCTGACCTACGGTCAGTTCATGCATGCGCTGAAGCTCACGGGTGTCGACCTCGACCGGAAGGTCCTGGCTGACATGGCGATGCACGAGGGCGCCGCATTCTCGGCGCTGATCGCGCAGGCCCGCACCGCGCTTCCGGAGCAGGCCTCGGCCTAA
- the gltX gene encoding glutamate--tRNA ligase: MTVVTRFAPSPTGRLHVGNIRTALHNYLFAKKEGGRFLLRVDDTDGERSTSQNEQAIRDDLAWLGLGYDDSVRQSGRFALYEREFERLRAAGRVYACYETPEELDLRRKVLLGRGLPPVYERPERENTPVEGRTPHWRFRLDHERPISWTDLIRGEQKFDPRLLSDPVIRRADGSWLYLLPSVIDDIDLGITHIVRGEDHVSNSAVQLQMFYALGAKPPQLAHEALLVAADGKLSKRLGASGVPAIKDAGLEPMALLSLLARLGTSQPVEPVASLDQLAQGFDFAHFGRAPAHFDLHDVELLNGRLLHQLPFAAVAERLPAGVGEGDWLLLRSALHRFDELGDWLPVLGGKIAAPALEPDDRAYLAEAQALLPSLDWAADPWHQLTGLLKERTSRKGKALFLPLRRALTGRDSGPEMAPLLKRLGPELAATRLGAAVA; encoded by the coding sequence ATGACCGTCGTCACGCGCTTCGCTCCCTCGCCCACCGGCCGTCTGCATGTCGGCAACATTCGCACGGCGCTCCACAACTATCTGTTCGCGAAGAAGGAGGGCGGGCGCTTCCTGCTGCGCGTCGACGACACCGATGGTGAGCGTTCCACCAGCCAGAACGAGCAGGCGATCCGCGACGACCTCGCCTGGCTCGGACTCGGCTACGACGACAGTGTTCGCCAGTCCGGGCGCTTCGCCCTTTATGAGCGCGAGTTCGAGCGGTTGCGAGCCGCCGGGCGGGTCTATGCCTGCTATGAGACGCCCGAAGAGCTGGACCTGCGCCGCAAGGTGCTGCTCGGGCGTGGGCTGCCGCCGGTCTATGAGCGGCCTGAGCGCGAGAACACCCCGGTCGAGGGGCGCACCCCGCACTGGCGCTTCCGGCTCGACCATGAGCGGCCGATCAGCTGGACCGACCTCATCCGCGGCGAGCAGAAGTTCGACCCCAGGCTCCTGAGCGATCCCGTCATCCGCCGCGCCGACGGCAGCTGGCTCTACCTGCTGCCCAGCGTGATCGACGATATCGACCTTGGCATCACCCACATTGTGCGCGGCGAGGACCATGTCTCCAACAGCGCGGTGCAGTTGCAGATGTTTTACGCGCTGGGCGCTAAGCCGCCTCAGCTTGCGCACGAAGCGCTGCTGGTCGCCGCCGATGGTAAGCTCAGCAAGCGGCTGGGGGCCAGCGGTGTCCCCGCCATCAAGGATGCCGGCCTTGAGCCGATGGCATTGCTGTCGCTGCTTGCGCGGCTTGGGACGTCACAGCCGGTCGAGCCGGTCGCTTCCCTCGACCAACTGGCGCAAGGCTTCGACTTCGCTCACTTTGGCCGGGCGCCGGCGCATTTCGATCTGCACGACGTCGAGTTGCTGAACGGCAGGCTGCTTCACCAGCTGCCGTTCGCCGCCGTTGCCGAGCGCCTGCCAGCAGGGGTCGGCGAAGGCGATTGGCTGCTTTTGCGCTCGGCGTTGCACCGGTTCGATGAACTCGGCGACTGGCTGCCGGTCCTTGGCGGCAAGATCGCCGCACCGGCGCTAGAGCCCGACGATCGCGCTTATCTGGCAGAGGCGCAGGCCTTGCTGCCTTCGCTCGATTGGGCAGCGGACCCGTGGCACCAGCTCACTGGGTTGCTGAAGGAGCGAACCAGCCGCAAGGGCAAGGCGCTCTTCCTTCCGCTTCGCCGAGCGCTGACCGGCCGGGACTCAGGACCAGAAATGGCCCCTTTGCTGAAGCGTTTGGGGCCTGAATTGGCGGCCACCCGCCTGGGCGCCGCGGTCGCCTGA
- a CDS encoding ribose-phosphate pyrophosphokinase → MKILAGNSNLPLAKAISDYLELPLTQASVRRFADEEIFVEIHENVRGEDVFLIQPTSYPANDNLMELLICIDALRRASAKRITAVVPYFGYARQDRKPGPRTPISAKLVANLITVAGADRVLSVDLHAGQIQGFFDIPTDNLFGAPVMSADIQARFADQPITVVSPDVGGVVRARSLAKRLNNAPLAIVDKRRERAGESEVMNIIGDVSGRFCVLIDDIVDSAGTLCNAAAALKQQGATEVVAYVTHGVLSGGAAARVAQSELTELVVTDSIYSGENAEQDKIRRLTIAPLLAEAMRRIADESSVSSLFD, encoded by the coding sequence ATGAAGATTCTCGCCGGCAATTCGAACCTGCCGCTCGCCAAGGCGATCAGCGATTATCTCGAGCTCCCTTTAACGCAGGCCAGCGTGCGCCGCTTCGCGGATGAGGAGATCTTCGTCGAGATTCACGAGAACGTCCGCGGCGAGGACGTCTTCCTGATCCAACCGACGAGCTACCCGGCGAACGACAACCTGATGGAGCTGTTGATCTGCATCGACGCGCTGCGCCGTGCGTCGGCCAAGCGGATCACGGCGGTGGTGCCCTATTTCGGCTATGCCCGGCAGGACCGGAAGCCCGGTCCGCGCACTCCCATTTCTGCCAAGCTGGTGGCAAACCTGATCACCGTCGCCGGTGCCGACCGGGTGCTGTCCGTCGACCTGCACGCCGGGCAGATCCAGGGCTTCTTCGACATTCCGACGGACAACCTGTTTGGCGCGCCGGTGATGAGCGCCGACATCCAGGCGCGCTTCGCCGACCAGCCGATCACGGTGGTGTCCCCCGACGTCGGCGGCGTGGTGCGCGCCCGCAGTCTCGCCAAGCGGCTCAACAACGCTCCGCTGGCCATTGTCGACAAGCGGCGCGAGCGGGCGGGCGAATCGGAGGTGATGAACATCATCGGCGACGTGTCGGGCCGTTTCTGCGTGCTGATCGACGACATTGTCGATTCGGCCGGCACCCTGTGCAACGCGGCCGCCGCTTTGAAGCAGCAGGGCGCGACCGAAGTGGTGGCTTATGTCACGCATGGCGTGCTGTCCGGCGGAGCTGCGGCGCGGGTCGCGCAGAGCGAGCTGACGGAGCTTGTCGTCACCGACTCCATCTATTCGGGCGAGAATGCCGAGCAGGACAAGATCCGCCGCCTGACCATTGCGCCGCTGCTGGCCGAGGCGATGCGGAGAATTGCGGACGAGTCGAGCGTTTCCAGCCTCTTCGACTAA
- a CDS encoding NAD+ synthase: MTDRLTIALAQMNQKIGDLAGNAAAILEMRRQAVGADLLLVPELQLTGYPPEDLVLKPEFLRRTAEEAARLVAATAEPGPAIAFGSIVVRDGNPYNAVIVADEGRELFVTLKRELPNYGTFDEKRVFVPGPLPELFTFKGVKLGFPICEDIWLEDVCQHLSQAGAELFLVPNGSPYELDKDAIRRTLVEERVRTTGIPMIYLNRVGGQDELAFDGSSFVVNADGRTVVQFSDWKEQLLLTEWERAGDRWICRTRAHNTLDHYPQDIYHAMMVALRDYVASNGFPGVLLGLSGGIDSALSAAVAVDALGADKVWCIMLPSKYTHSTSVEDAQECARLLGCRHDVIPIVPGIDALDAMLAPAFAGRKPDLAEENIQSRLRMVTLMALSNKFGHMLLTTGNKSEMSVGYATLYGDMAGGYSVLKDAYKSTVFALSRWRNAHRPEDALGPSGPIMPQRVIDKPPSAELRPDQKDEDSLPPYSLLDPILEGLVDLEKGVDEVVEATGADRAVVVEMEKLLMRAEYKRRQAPPGVKIGTRNFGRDRRYPITNAFRTGA, encoded by the coding sequence ATGACTGATCGGCTGACCATCGCCCTTGCCCAGATGAACCAGAAGATCGGCGATCTCGCCGGCAATGCGGCGGCGATCCTGGAAATGCGCCGGCAGGCCGTTGGCGCCGACCTGCTGCTGGTGCCCGAGCTTCAGCTGACCGGCTATCCGCCCGAGGACCTTGTTCTCAAGCCGGAATTCCTGCGGCGAACGGCGGAGGAGGCCGCCAGGCTGGTCGCCGCCACCGCCGAGCCAGGGCCGGCGATTGCCTTCGGCTCGATCGTGGTGCGTGACGGAAACCCGTACAATGCGGTCATCGTCGCCGACGAGGGGCGCGAGTTGTTCGTGACGCTCAAGCGGGAGCTGCCCAACTACGGCACCTTCGATGAGAAGCGAGTGTTCGTGCCGGGCCCGCTTCCCGAGTTATTCACCTTCAAGGGCGTGAAGCTCGGCTTTCCGATCTGCGAGGACATCTGGCTGGAAGATGTCTGCCAGCATCTGAGCCAGGCGGGCGCCGAGCTGTTCCTGGTGCCCAACGGCAGCCCCTATGAGCTCGACAAGGACGCGATCCGCCGCACACTAGTAGAGGAGCGGGTTCGCACCACCGGCATTCCGATGATCTACCTCAACCGGGTCGGCGGGCAGGACGAACTGGCATTCGACGGCTCGTCGTTCGTGGTGAACGCCGATGGGCGCACCGTGGTCCAGTTCTCCGACTGGAAGGAGCAATTGCTGCTGACGGAGTGGGAGCGAGCCGGAGATCGCTGGATCTGCCGCACCCGCGCCCACAACACGCTCGATCACTATCCGCAGGACATCTACCACGCGATGATGGTCGCCCTGCGCGATTATGTCGCGAGCAACGGCTTTCCGGGCGTGCTGCTCGGCTTGTCCGGCGGGATCGACAGCGCCCTTTCGGCGGCGGTCGCGGTGGACGCGCTTGGGGCCGACAAGGTGTGGTGCATAATGCTACCGTCCAAATACACACATTCCACCAGCGTGGAGGACGCGCAGGAGTGCGCCCGCCTGCTCGGCTGCCGCCATGACGTCATCCCCATCGTGCCCGGGATCGACGCGCTCGACGCCATGCTGGCCCCAGCCTTCGCCGGCCGGAAGCCCGACCTCGCCGAGGAAAATATCCAGTCCCGGCTGCGGATGGTGACGTTGATGGCCCTCTCCAACAAGTTCGGACACATGCTGCTGACCACCGGCAACAAGAGCGAGATGAGCGTCGGCTATGCGACCCTGTATGGCGACATGGCCGGCGGTTATTCGGTGCTGAAGGACGCCTACAAGTCGACGGTCTTTGCCCTCTCGCGCTGGCGCAACGCGCACCGTCCGGAAGACGCGCTCGGGCCGTCCGGCCCGATCATGCCGCAGCGCGTGATCGACAAGCCTCCCTCGGCTGAGCTTCGGCCGGACCAGAAGGACGAGGACAGCCTGCCGCCCTACAGCCTGCTCGACCCCATCCTCGAGGGGCTGGTCGACCTGGAAAAGGGCGTCGACGAAGTGGTGGAGGCGACCGGAGCAGACCGGGCGGTGGTGGTTGAGATGGAGAAGTTGCTGATGCGCGCCGAATACAAGCGCCGCCAGGCCCCGCCCGGAGTCAAGATCGGCACCCGCAATTTCGGCCGCGACCGCCGCTATCCGATCACCAACGCCTTCCGGACCGGCGCATGA
- a CDS encoding SDR family oxidoreductase — protein MPRVLVTGANRGLGLEFVRQFTRDRWEVVATARTAAPEVLELGANLLQLDLSDLAGVASFELEGPLDLLIANAGTYGPRDATTADEAHEWLDTFAVNTVAPYLLAQRLLPNLRHARGKAIAVSTRMGSIEDNKGGGYLAYRSSKTALNMAWRTLALANRDLTCAVLHPGWVQTRMGGPNAPVQPEESIAGLRRVIDSLTPADSGEFLDFQGNRVPW, from the coding sequence ATGCCAAGAGTGCTCGTCACCGGTGCCAATCGCGGATTGGGGCTTGAGTTTGTGCGTCAGTTCACCCGCGACCGGTGGGAGGTCGTGGCCACTGCCCGCACCGCGGCGCCAGAAGTCTTGGAGCTTGGCGCCAACTTGCTGCAGCTCGACCTGTCCGACCTCGCGGGAGTGGCCTCGTTCGAACTCGAGGGCCCGCTGGACCTGCTGATCGCCAACGCCGGCACCTATGGCCCTCGCGACGCAACCACCGCCGATGAGGCACACGAGTGGCTCGACACCTTCGCGGTGAACACCGTGGCGCCTTATCTGCTGGCGCAGCGGCTGCTTCCCAACCTGCGCCATGCCCGGGGCAAGGCCATCGCCGTCAGCACCCGGATGGGTTCGATCGAGGACAACAAAGGCGGCGGCTACCTCGCCTACCGGTCCAGCAAGACCGCGCTCAACATGGCCTGGCGCACGCTGGCGCTCGCGAATCGCGACCTCACCTGCGCCGTGCTCCATCCCGGCTGGGTCCAGACGCGGATGGGCGGGCCCAACGCGCCGGTCCAGCCGGAAGAAAGCATCGCCGGCTTGCGGCGGGTGATCGACAGCCTCACGCCGGCGGACTCGGGTGAGTTCCTGGACTTCCAGGGCAATCGCGTCCCCTGGTGA
- a CDS encoding fimbria/pilus periplasmic chaperone, whose product MIRRLIQTATMVAAAALAWPQAASAEIVLSQLVIDMVPGKPARGDIEVWNNDKDRAYVTVEPYEVTNPGAPTMERRTEPDPEKLGLLVTPARMILEPGQRKLLRISAIGALPARERVFRVTVKPTVGTIQTNVSGLKLLIGYDVLVLLRPAGALVPKLASRRSGDKLVIRNEGTVSVELAAGKACRAKNQCQELPGKRLYAGAEWTVDAAAGTAVDYAVVTAGTTTHQTF is encoded by the coding sequence ATGATTCGACGTCTGATCCAGACTGCTACGATGGTTGCGGCGGCCGCGCTGGCCTGGCCCCAGGCGGCCTCGGCCGAGATCGTGCTGAGCCAGCTCGTGATCGACATGGTGCCGGGCAAGCCGGCCCGCGGCGATATCGAGGTGTGGAACAACGACAAGGATCGCGCCTACGTCACGGTCGAGCCCTATGAGGTGACGAACCCCGGCGCTCCGACCATGGAGCGGCGCACCGAGCCTGATCCCGAGAAGCTGGGTCTGCTGGTAACGCCGGCGCGAATGATCCTCGAGCCCGGGCAGCGCAAGCTGCTGCGGATCTCGGCGATCGGCGCACTCCCAGCCCGTGAACGCGTGTTTCGGGTGACGGTGAAGCCGACCGTCGGGACCATCCAGACCAACGTGTCGGGTCTCAAGCTGCTGATCGGCTATGATGTGCTGGTGCTGCTTCGTCCGGCGGGTGCGCTGGTGCCGAAGCTGGCCAGTCGCCGCTCGGGGGACAAGCTGGTCATCCGCAACGAGGGCACGGTCAGCGTCGAGCTGGCCGCCGGCAAGGCGTGCCGCGCGAAGAATCAGTGTCAGGAACTGCCCGGCAAGCGGCTCTATGCGGGGGCTGAGTGGACCGTCGATGCGGCGGCGGGAACAGCAGTCGACTATGCCGTGGTGACGGCGGGAACGACCACCCACCAAACTTTCTGA
- the rpmI gene encoding 50S ribosomal protein L35 — MPKLKTKSGVKKRFKLTATGKVKHGVAGKRHRLISHNAKYIRQNRGTEVLAVADTARVKLWAPYGLK; from the coding sequence ATGCCCAAGCTCAAGACCAAGAGCGGCGTGAAGAAGCGCTTCAAGCTCACCGCCACTGGCAAGGTGAAGCATGGAGTCGCCGGCAAGCGCCACCGGCTGATCAGCCACAACGCCAAGTACATCCGTCAGAACCGCGGTACCGAAGTGCTCGCCGTCGCCGATACGGCGCGGGTGAAGCTCTGGGCCCCCTACGGTCTCAAGTAA